The nucleotide sequence ATATTGAGGATGCTCGCAAGTTGTTCGATCGAATTCCTGAAAGGAATGTTGTCTGCTGGACATCGATGATTTCTGGGTACACCCAATCGGGTCAGTTCAGGGAGTCCATCGAGCTGTTCAGAGAGATGCAGATGGCTGGAGTTAGAGCTGAAGATCCCACCGTAGCTTCTGTCGTGTCATCTTGTGCACAGCTGGGCGCTCATGCACAAGGAAGGAATATCCACAAGTATTGTGATGTGAACAATATAGGAAAACTCCTATCCGTGAAGAATGCTCTAATTGATATGTACTCAAAGTGTGGGGACATTCAGAGAGCTTTCGAGGTTTTCCAAGGACTTGCCCAGAAGGATGTAATTTCATGGACTGTGATGATATCCGGTCTGGCATTGAATGGATATCCAAAGGAGGCATTGGATTTGTTCTCGGAAATGGAATTATCAGATGAGGCCATGCCAAATGAGATTACATTCCTCGGGGTTTTAACTGCTTGTAGTCATGGAGGGTTTGTCGACAAAGGGTACCACTACTTCAACAAAATGGTACATCGCTACGGACTCATGCCTCAAATAGAGCACTATGGATGTATAGTTGATCTTCTTGGTCGTGCAAATCTTCTGGAAAAGGCAAAAAAGTTCATCAAGGAAATGCCAATTAAACCTGATGTGGTCATTTGGCGATCGCTGCTTTTCGCTTGTCGAGGTAAGGAGAATGTCAAGCTAGCAGAATATGCAGCAGAAAAAATTCTGGAATTGGAGCCAAGGAGGTGTGCGGGGCATGTTTTGCTGTCAAATATATATGCTGTTTCATCAAGGTGGAGTGATGTGAACAAGGTCAGAGGAGTTATGCGCAATTGGAGCATACATAAGATACCAGGGTGCTCTTTCATTGAATTGAATGGAATAGTGCATGAGTTCTTAGCTACAGACAGATCACACCATCAGTCAGATATGATATATGAGTTTCTTTGGGTGATCCATGGACACCTATTTTCGGAATCATACGATGAGTCCTGTCTTTCAACATGGGAGGGACCATGAATCAAACTTGATGAAAAGTACAAGGTTGTGAATCATGATCTCACCTTTATTAGGAGCTAGGCATTTTTTGATTAATCAGGAAACAAAGGAACCTTCTTCTTTTGTTTCAGTGGTTAGGCACTAGGCACATCCGGCGAAGAGGCAGCCCCCTCTGCCGCTGCCGCTTGAGGAGATAGAAGATCACAGTCCTAGAGAGTAGGAAGAGGGAGGATGCCAAGGTGATGCAAAGCTAAGGGAGCAAGAGAAGCCC is from Musa acuminata AAA Group cultivar baxijiao chromosome BXJ3-8, Cavendish_Baxijiao_AAA, whole genome shotgun sequence and encodes:
- the LOC103993504 gene encoding pentatricopeptide repeat-containing protein At1g31430; amino-acid sequence: MHSSFPKLQRFFLRLHSTTSNPNPPSSSLSQWLLLSSSISISISISTSRHLRQFLARAIAAGLLRNSHLHLWNSLLHSLARGPNPGLSISLFDLLRRAGVYVDNYAFTAVLKAVAAFPRPKEGENIHSLSLKLGFESENFVLNSLIHMYSVCGFHVAARRVFDLAEDSARDVVSWSSMISGYLQVGLCQEALSVFGNMVRRSITMDVITPVSALIACGRIGAIEPGRRIHALVVIYGFDLNCFLGSSLINMYAGCGYIEDARKLFDRIPERNVVCWTSMISGYTQSGQFRESIELFREMQMAGVRAEDPTVASVVSSCAQLGAHAQGRNIHKYCDVNNIGKLLSVKNALIDMYSKCGDIQRAFEVFQGLAQKDVISWTVMISGLALNGYPKEALDLFSEMELSDEAMPNEITFLGVLTACSHGGFVDKGYHYFNKMVHRYGLMPQIEHYGCIVDLLGRANLLEKAKKFIKEMPIKPDVVIWRSLLFACRGKENVKLAEYAAEKILELEPRRCAGHVLLSNIYAVSSRWSDVNKVRGVMRNWSIHKIPGCSFIELNGIVHEFLATDRSHHQSDMIYEFLWVIHGHLFSESYDESCLSTWEGP